GTATTTAGCCACAGGTCATTATGTGCGTCTTCTTGAAAAGGAGCGGCGTTTTGCCCTGTGTCGCGCCGGATATCCCGATAAAGATCAAAGCTATGTGCTCGCGCCCTTGACACAGAAACAACTTAAATATTGTTGTTTTCCTTTGGGAATATATAGCAAAGCGGAAGCCCGTCAATTTGCGAGTACGGTGGACCCCGCAATCGGTGCTAAAAAGGACAGCCAGGAAATCTGCTTTATTGAAAACAATTGTTATGCTGATTTTTTGGAATCCCGCGGGCAAGGAAAAAATCCGGGGCCGATCAAGGCCTTGGATGGAAAAGTACTGGGCCGCCATGACGGTATCCACCGCTATACCATCGGCCAACGCCATGGACTGGGATTAAGTGCTCCGAGACCCCTTTATGTCATTCACCTTGACGCTGACACGAACACCGTCTATGTGGGCGGCGCGGAATCCGGACTTTGCAGTATGTTTACGACCGGTCCCCTATTCTGGGGCGCTATGAGTCCGCAAAACGAAGCCTTTCGCACGCTGGTGCAGATTCGCTATCGCCATCGCCCTGTTCCGTGTTGGGTGACCCCAACATCTAAAGGCGCTGAAATTCGACCGGACGAAGCACAAGCCGCGGTGACACCGGGACAGTGGGCAGTTTTCTATGATCAGCAAGACTGCATCGTGGCATCAGGCGCCATCCAAAGAGGGGCGGCCCTAAGGGGCACGGAAATGTGAAGTCCCCTCGTTTCTGTCGCATCTGCAAAGCGATTATGGTAAACTTATTAATGAACTGTGTTCATAGCAAATAGCGAAGGAGAATATGGATATGATGGGCGCGAAAACAATTGGATGTATCAACCACCCCAGCCTTCTTGCGGTGGGTCGATGTCGTCAATGCAGTAAACCTGTGTGCAAAGAATGCGGCATTGTAAGCAGTGCCGGACTCTACTGTTCCGAAGTTTGCCAAGAGAAACATAGTCAGTTTTTGAAGCGTGCCGGTGATTTGGAAACAACGCGGTCCTCACGCTTGCATTTAGGATTGAAGTTTCGCAAACTGTTGGGGCTGCTCATTACCCTCATTGTTATTCTTTGTGTTTTGGGAATGATTTCCTATCATACCTACATCCCCTTACTCACCGATCTCACAGCGCGTGTTCTTTCATTATTGCCATTCTAATAGAAGGAGGAATAAAAATGGATCTGAGCGGATTAAAATGGCCTATTCTAATTTTAGTCATCGTAGGAATCGGATTTCTTGCTTCCAGTCCCGGCATCAATTGGATGGTTGGGCGATACACGCAGGCGACTCCCGGTCAAGACGCAGAAAAAGACCAACGTGATGAAGCCGGCTTGACGCGGGTCGCCGGATACTTGTTATATCAATGGCGCTACGAGGCATCGTTAAATGTTATGCGAAGCGCTGTTGACCGCTACGGAAGCGCCGGCGCCAATTATTTGTACAACAAATATCGTATGGTGAAATGTCTTGAAAAACTGGACAAAAATCAGCAGGCTTATAATATCTTGCAGGAATTGATTGCTGCATCGGCAAATGGGACCGACAGCCGGGTGCCCAATAATGACAATCTCAAATTGAGAGCGCAAAAATTGAAGGAAGTAGATAATCTTCAATGAATGATGCACACCATGAAGTGGTCTTAGGAAGGCTCCCTGTGCTGACCTGTCTGGATGCAGGGAAACGGGAAGTGTTTCGAGCCTTTATCCATGATAATGCCGTAGGACTTGAAGAAATTATCAATGCTTTGCCGCCGGAAAAGATTACTTGGACCGACAGAAAGCACTTGGATAAGATGTCACAAGGAGCGCGGCATCAAGGGGTTCTTCTGCACGTTGCCCCCATGAAATTACTTTCCTTATTCGAATGGTGCGACAATCATAAGGAACCTGAGTGCCTGTTGCTGATCTTGGATTGTATTACCGATCCCATGAATTTCGGAGCAATCATTCGAAGCGCCGCGGCCCTAGGCGCACATGGCGTTCTGTTTCCGAAAGACCGTGCTGCACCTGTCAATGCGGCTGTCGTCAAGGCTGCCGCCGGAGGCATCGAATACGTCCCTCTCATCCAAGCTTCTAATCTGACGCGGGACATTCAGCACTTAAAAAAAGAGGGCTTTTGGGTTGTTGCTTTCGAAGCAAACGCAGACCGCAGCTTGTGGCAGGTACCGCTGACTGGGCGTGTTGCCATGATTATCGGCAGTGAAGGAGATGGGATCCGCCGCCTGGTGAAAGAACAGGCCGACTTCCTCGCTTCCATTCCCATGGCGGGCAATTTATCCAGCTTGAACGCCTCTGTAAGCGCGGGAATCGCCTTGACCGAATGGCTGCGCCAATCAAAAAACGCCGCTGAAACTAACACCGGCGGCGTGTAAAAAAAGCTGTTGCACTTGTTGATAATTTTTGCTGAATTAAATATTAATAAATTAAAAAGATGAAATCGCTCTCACCAAAGGGTTGAAATTATGTTAATACAAGGTTCAATTCCTTTCAAAGTTAATCCAACTAGTCCGTCGTCGCCACTGCATATTCGGCCGGGAGCGCACACAAGTGCCCTGATGCGTACCAACACTCTCACGCTGTACTAATGGACAGTATGGACAGCATGGACAGTATGGACCGGATGGACTTGATGGACGAGGTGTACTAAGGCTTTAATGTTGGAGGAGAATTTATAGAAGCTAGATCCCTGACAACGGCTTCATTGCAGACCTCAAGGTTTCTTCGGAGGCTGACGTGAATAGTACCCGAGCCAAGGTGCATAACACTGCGCCACAACGACACAAACACCTTATCGCCGGATTCTTCGCTTCGCTCAGAATAATATGTGAGGTTAGATGGTGTTGTGTTGTGCTGCGGGACGGAGTAAGTGGCGGCGCAGGTGGCGCAATCCCGACCCAACGCCGTACATCCAAGCATCCCTAACCCCCCCCGCTCTCACTTGCCTGCCTCGATAAACGATACCACTGTGAGTATCTGAAAATATTGTGTATCGTCTTGTCAGCGGGAATCTCCACGGTGGCAACTGAAGTTAGAATCAGAAAGACTATTACCGCTTTGCCGGAAGAGTCGTAACATCATTCCTGCAGAATTGATGTGTCTATATATAAAGCATATACAGAACCTTATGAAATATCGATTCGTCGAGTAGTAAAGAATACTCACAATTCGCCACAGTACTCTACATAGTTAATATTTTTCGGTAACTGTTCTCGACCCCTTTTTTTTACAGCACACAACAAACATTTTTTGTTAACACGTATCATTCTTACACAGTGCTTAAAAACTTTGAGGATTTTTTTTTTGTCCGCCAATGTTTATATACTTTAGTTCGTTGCTTTATAGGACATGTTGATATACTATATTAAAGATTGTTCTGTTGTTAGAAACGCTTGCGAGTCCCTCGGTAAAGCCGGACAAATTTTTATATGACGAAAAAATTTCAAACAAACGAAGAGCCCATCCGTTTGTGTCCCACGTGCCGCATGTCGATTAGTGCCTTGGCGACACGGTGCCGTTATTGCGGTGAGGAAGTGAGCCGCCCGCGCAAAGAACAACCGACCTATACCGTCTCTGATTTAGGCGGGGAAAGCCAAGGGACCTATACCGTTTCCAGCAGTGTTACCGATGCCCTTGAATCGTTCATGATGGAAGAGCGGGTTCAGGTAGCGACTGAGGAACAAGAGCGGATCGAGGCGGAACAACGTTCGTTGTCGGGTCGCTTACGCCGTTTGGTCGGCAAACCTGTGAAAGAACCGGATCCGACGAATGTTGATCTGCGTATGGGCAAAATGGATATTGATTCCATCAGCTTATCCTCCCCCGCCACGCGTTCTTCCACTTCCGTGCGGCGTCCGCGCCGCTCCGTTTGGAGTCATCCCGCGCTTTGGATTGTGTTGGTTCCGATTTTTTTGATAATGATGTATTTTCTTGCCGATGCGCTGTGGACGGG
Above is a window of Candidatus Hydrogenedentota bacterium DNA encoding:
- the mnmA gene encoding tRNA 2-thiouridine(34) synthase MnmA, encoding MTSLVNSSENRMPPPGAKIAVAMSGGVDSAAAAMLLVQAGYDCLGITLNMSDSASDEDKTIKDARHICKILSIPHTRCDVNHAFETFIVDRFVDDYLSGLTPNPCIRCNRMIKFGVLLKEAQELGCTYLATGHYVRLLEKERRFALCRAGYPDKDQSYVLAPLTQKQLKYCCFPLGIYSKAEARQFASTVDPAIGAKKDSQEICFIENNCYADFLESRGQGKNPGPIKALDGKVLGRHDGIHRYTIGQRHGLGLSAPRPLYVIHLDADTNTVYVGGAESGLCSMFTTGPLFWGAMSPQNEAFRTLVQIRYRHRPVPCWVTPTSKGAEIRPDEAQAAVTPGQWAVFYDQQDCIVASGAIQRGAALRGTEM
- the rlmB gene encoding 23S rRNA (guanosine(2251)-2'-O)-methyltransferase RlmB, whose amino-acid sequence is MNDAHHEVVLGRLPVLTCLDAGKREVFRAFIHDNAVGLEEIINALPPEKITWTDRKHLDKMSQGARHQGVLLHVAPMKLLSLFEWCDNHKEPECLLLILDCITDPMNFGAIIRSAAALGAHGVLFPKDRAAPVNAAVVKAAAGGIEYVPLIQASNLTRDIQHLKKEGFWVVAFEANADRSLWQVPLTGRVAMIIGSEGDGIRRLVKEQADFLASIPMAGNLSSLNASVSAGIALTEWLRQSKNAAETNTGGV